One region of Rhizobium sp. WYJ-E13 genomic DNA includes:
- the katG gene encoding catalase/peroxidase HPI has translation MDQKPESAGKCPVDHSGARGRGNRDWWPNQLDLQVLHHHSDLSDPMGKDFDYAEAFKALDLDAVKQDLHALMTDSQDWWPADFGHYGGLFIRMAWHSAGTYRITDGRGGAGQGQQRFAPLNSWPDNVNLDKARRLLWPIKQKYGNSISWADLLILTGNVALESMGFKTFGFAGGRADVWEPEELYWGPEGTWLGDERYSGERQLAEPLGAVQMGLIYVNPEGPNGTPDPLASARDIRETFARMAMNDEETVALIAGGHTFGKTHGAGDPSFVGVDPEGGALEAQGLGWASTFNSGVGRDAIGSGLEVTWTTTPTKWSNNFFWNLFGYEWELEKSPAGAHQWVAKGAGATIPDAFDASKKHLPRMLTSDLALRFDPIYEAISRRFLENPDQFADAFARAWFKLTHRDMGPKVRYLGKEVPAEDLIWQDVIPAVDHPLVDDQDIAGLKAKVAASGLTVQELVSTAWASASTFRGSDKRGGANGARIRLAPQKDWEVNEPAQLAKVLGVLEGIQKDFNAAQTGGKKISLADLIVLAGAAGVEKAAKAGGHDVVVPFTPGRMDATAEQTDVASFAVLEPRIDGFRNYVNGKRQQFMKPEEALVDRAQLLTLTAPEMTVLIGGLRVLTAGKPEHGVFTARPEVLTNDFFVNLLDMGTVWAPVAGKDGVYEGRDRKTKELRWTGTRVDLIFGSHSQLRALAEVYGQSDAKAKFVKDFVAAWNKVMNADRFDLV, from the coding sequence ATGGACCAGAAACCAGAGAGCGCGGGCAAATGTCCCGTTGACCATTCGGGAGCACGTGGCAGGGGCAATCGCGACTGGTGGCCGAACCAGCTCGACCTGCAGGTGCTGCACCATCATTCCGACCTTTCGGATCCGATGGGCAAGGATTTCGATTATGCCGAAGCGTTCAAGGCGCTCGATCTCGATGCGGTGAAGCAGGATCTTCACGCGCTGATGACGGATTCGCAGGACTGGTGGCCGGCCGATTTCGGTCATTACGGCGGTCTCTTCATCCGCATGGCCTGGCACAGCGCCGGCACCTACCGCATCACCGACGGCCGCGGCGGCGCCGGTCAGGGCCAGCAGCGTTTTGCGCCGCTCAACTCCTGGCCTGACAACGTCAACCTCGACAAGGCCCGCCGCCTGCTCTGGCCGATTAAACAGAAATACGGCAACAGCATCTCCTGGGCTGACCTCTTGATCCTCACCGGCAACGTCGCGCTCGAATCCATGGGCTTCAAGACCTTCGGTTTTGCCGGCGGCCGCGCCGACGTCTGGGAGCCGGAAGAACTCTACTGGGGTCCGGAAGGCACCTGGCTCGGCGACGAGCGCTATAGCGGCGAACGCCAGCTGGCAGAGCCGCTCGGCGCCGTGCAGATGGGCCTGATCTACGTCAACCCGGAGGGCCCGAATGGCACGCCCGATCCGCTCGCATCCGCCCGCGACATCCGCGAAACCTTCGCCCGCATGGCGATGAATGACGAAGAGACGGTGGCGCTGATCGCCGGTGGCCACACGTTCGGCAAGACCCATGGCGCCGGCGACCCGTCATTCGTCGGCGTCGATCCAGAGGGCGGTGCGCTCGAGGCCCAGGGCCTCGGCTGGGCGAGCACGTTCAACAGCGGCGTCGGCCGCGATGCGATCGGCAGCGGCCTTGAAGTCACCTGGACGACCACTCCTACCAAGTGGAGCAACAATTTCTTCTGGAACCTGTTCGGCTATGAATGGGAGTTGGAAAAGAGCCCGGCGGGCGCCCATCAGTGGGTGGCAAAGGGCGCTGGCGCCACCATCCCGGATGCCTTCGATGCCTCGAAGAAACATCTGCCGCGAATGCTCACCTCCGACCTTGCACTGCGCTTCGACCCGATCTACGAGGCGATTTCGCGCCGCTTCCTCGAAAACCCGGATCAATTCGCCGACGCGTTTGCCCGCGCCTGGTTCAAGCTGACCCACCGCGACATGGGACCGAAGGTCCGCTACCTCGGCAAGGAAGTGCCGGCCGAAGACCTGATCTGGCAGGATGTCATCCCGGCCGTCGACCATCCGCTCGTTGACGACCAGGATATTGCCGGTCTCAAGGCCAAGGTCGCTGCTTCCGGCCTGACAGTGCAGGAACTGGTCTCGACCGCCTGGGCGTCGGCTTCGACCTTCCGCGGCTCCGACAAGCGCGGCGGCGCCAACGGAGCACGCATCCGTCTTGCGCCGCAGAAAGACTGGGAGGTCAACGAGCCGGCACAGCTTGCCAAGGTTCTGGGTGTCCTGGAAGGCATCCAGAAGGACTTCAACGCGGCCCAGACCGGCGGCAAGAAGATCTCGCTCGCCGACCTGATCGTGCTGGCCGGTGCAGCCGGTGTCGAAAAGGCGGCCAAGGCCGGTGGTCACGACGTCGTCGTGCCGTTCACGCCGGGCCGCATGGATGCAACCGCCGAGCAGACCGATGTTGCGTCCTTCGCTGTTCTGGAGCCGCGCATCGACGGTTTCCGCAACTATGTGAACGGCAAGCGACAGCAGTTCATGAAGCCGGAGGAAGCGCTCGTCGACCGCGCCCAGCTCCTGACGCTGACCGCACCGGAAATGACCGTGCTTATCGGCGGCCTGCGGGTGCTGACGGCCGGCAAGCCGGAGCACGGCGTCTTCACCGCCCGTCCGGAAGTGCTGACGAACGACTTCTTCGTCAACCTGCTCGACATGGGCACCGTCTGGGCACCGGTTGCCGGCAAGGACGGCGTCTACGAAGGACGCGACCGCAAGACGAAGGAACTCAGGTGGACCGGCACCCGCGTCGACCTGATCTTCGGCTCGCATTCGCAGCTTCGCGCTCTTGCGGAAGTCTACGGCCAGTCGGATGCCAAGGCGAAGTTCGTCAAGGACTTCGTCGCCGCCTGGAACAAGGTCATGAACGCCGATCGCTTCGATCTCGTCTGA
- a CDS encoding SDR family NAD(P)-dependent oxidoreductase translates to MSYQEKFRLDGERAVVTGGGRAIGLCCAHALAEAGAAVVVIERNESDAEQALALKDQGYDVELRLGDVTDSARMEAIANELAGSGRPATILVNNAGIGQNGIAAEDVTDADWLRMMNVNVNGVFWCSRSFGRHMVTMKRGAIVNLGSMSGIICNRPQPQTAYNVSKAAVHHLTRSMAAEWAQHGVRINAVAPTYIETPMVAAVEANRERIPIWLADTPMGRMGTPEEVASAVLFLASGAASLMTGAIVNVDAGFTCW, encoded by the coding sequence ATGAGCTATCAGGAAAAATTCCGCCTTGACGGCGAGCGCGCCGTCGTCACCGGCGGCGGGCGGGCCATCGGGCTTTGCTGCGCTCACGCACTCGCCGAAGCCGGCGCAGCCGTCGTCGTCATCGAGCGCAATGAATCCGACGCCGAGCAGGCTCTGGCGCTCAAAGACCAGGGATACGACGTCGAGCTGCGTCTCGGCGATGTGACCGATTCCGCCCGCATGGAGGCGATCGCCAATGAACTCGCCGGCAGCGGTCGCCCGGCAACGATCCTGGTAAACAATGCAGGGATAGGGCAGAACGGGATTGCCGCAGAAGATGTCACGGACGCCGACTGGCTGCGGATGATGAATGTCAATGTCAATGGCGTCTTCTGGTGTTCGCGTTCCTTCGGCCGCCATATGGTGACGATGAAACGCGGGGCGATCGTCAATCTCGGCTCGATGTCCGGCATCATCTGCAACCGGCCGCAGCCGCAGACGGCCTATAACGTCTCCAAGGCTGCCGTTCACCACCTCACCCGTTCCATGGCCGCCGAATGGGCTCAGCATGGTGTCAGGATCAATGCGGTTGCGCCGACCTACATCGAAACCCCGATGGTGGCTGCAGTCGAAGCCAATCGCGAGCGGATTCCGATCTGGCTTGCCGATACGCCGATGGGACGAATGGGCACGCCGGAAGAGGTCGCAAGCGCGGTTCTCTTTCTCGCATCCGGTGCGGCAAGCTTGATGACGGGAGCAATCGTCAATGTCGATGCGGGATTCACCTGCTGGTAG
- a CDS encoding hydrogen peroxide-inducible genes activator, translated as MTNVTLKQLRYFEALARHGRFRHAADACAISQPALSMQIKELEEELGGNLFERGAREVKLTAFGQLFALRVRDILRAVDELGDLARASQDRLLTRLRIGIIPTIAPYLLPAIIGDLNRTFENIEIQVRETLTARLVHEVAQGELDLAVVALPVSKPSLTEIRLFDEEFLLVRRREDEGKPVPEPEALREMRLLLLEEGHCFRDQALSFCGIESTRPREIMEGSSLSTLVQMVSAGIGVTLIPEMAVPVETRSADVSISRFRTPQPLRTIGIIWRNSTPLAKQLLQISEVIRDSAASLRHRSSQNEPDPAPADSVTDFTVPLAGLPPAL; from the coding sequence ATGACCAATGTTACCCTCAAGCAGCTTCGCTATTTCGAAGCCCTGGCACGTCACGGCCGTTTCCGGCATGCGGCCGATGCCTGTGCGATCTCGCAACCCGCTCTGTCCATGCAGATCAAGGAGCTTGAGGAAGAGCTCGGCGGAAATCTCTTCGAACGCGGTGCGCGCGAAGTGAAATTGACAGCATTCGGACAGCTCTTTGCGCTGAGGGTTCGCGATATTCTACGGGCCGTGGACGAACTCGGCGACCTTGCCCGCGCCTCGCAGGACAGGCTGTTGACGCGGCTGAGGATCGGCATCATTCCAACCATCGCCCCCTATCTGCTCCCGGCGATCATCGGCGACCTGAACAGGACCTTCGAGAATATCGAAATTCAGGTGCGCGAAACGCTGACGGCCAGGCTGGTTCATGAAGTGGCGCAGGGTGAGCTCGATCTGGCGGTGGTCGCATTGCCGGTATCGAAACCATCGCTGACCGAAATCAGGCTGTTCGACGAGGAGTTCCTGCTGGTCCGACGGCGCGAAGACGAAGGAAAGCCGGTGCCGGAACCCGAGGCTCTGCGCGAAATGCGCCTGCTTCTTCTGGAGGAAGGGCACTGTTTTCGAGATCAGGCCCTGTCCTTCTGCGGAATAGAATCGACGCGTCCCCGCGAAATCATGGAGGGAAGCTCGCTCTCGACGCTGGTGCAGATGGTCAGCGCCGGTATCGGCGTCACCCTCATCCCCGAAATGGCGGTGCCGGTGGAAACGCGCTCGGCGGATGTCTCCATCTCCCGGTTTCGCACACCCCAACCCTTGCGAACGATCGGAATCATCTGGCGCAATTCGACGCCTCTGGCCAAGCAGCTGCTCCAGATTTCCGAGGTCATTCGCGATTCGGCCGCAAGCCTGCGCCATCGGTCTTCGCAGAATGAACCCGATCCTGCACCTGCCGATTCCGTGACGGATTTTACTGTCCCACTGGCCGGCTTGCCACCCGCGCTCTAG
- a CDS encoding MgtC/SapB family protein encodes MKLDLIDLMPITPSWTDIAIRLAATIIAGAFIGLDRERGGHVAGLRTTILVGLAACLSMIQANILLATSQSVNGSMDILRFPLGVLTGVGFIGGGAILRRGDITTGVTTAATLWLITAIGLCFGGGQIVIGAIVTILAVLILSPLKQVDRWISGQQKGMVAIRLPVEAGIPDLKKTAIELSEATFTELRDSDEAYRELIYEIRWTSVQGIPGADQIAASLETNFRVTRFEHRTTGA; translated from the coding sequence ATGAAATTGGATTTGATCGACCTGATGCCGATCACGCCGAGCTGGACGGACATCGCAATCCGTCTGGCGGCAACGATTATCGCCGGCGCATTCATCGGCCTCGACAGGGAACGCGGGGGACATGTCGCGGGATTGCGCACGACCATCCTCGTAGGGCTAGCGGCCTGTCTTTCGATGATCCAGGCGAATATCCTCTTGGCAACGAGCCAGAGCGTAAACGGATCAATGGACATATTGCGCTTCCCACTCGGCGTCCTGACTGGCGTGGGCTTTATCGGTGGCGGGGCGATCCTGAGGAGGGGCGACATTACAACCGGCGTGACTACGGCGGCCACGCTGTGGCTGATCACGGCAATCGGCCTGTGTTTCGGCGGCGGGCAGATCGTGATCGGCGCTATCGTGACCATTCTCGCCGTCCTGATCCTTTCCCCGCTGAAGCAGGTAGACCGGTGGATATCAGGTCAACAGAAAGGCATGGTCGCAATCAGACTGCCGGTCGAGGCCGGCATTCCTGATCTGAAGAAGACGGCTATCGAGCTTTCAGAAGCGACCTTCACAGAGCTCAGGGACAGCGATGAGGCGTACCGAGAGCTAATCTACGAGATCAGATGGACATCCGTTCAAGGCATTCCAGGTGCTGACCAAATTGCTGCATCTTTGGAAACGAACTTTCGCGTTACCCGCTTCGAGCATCGCACGACCGGAGCTTAA